AAGAGGAATCCAATGCAAGGTGAAAAAAAATCacgtgaaatttttttttattgagaatgaaattttatttttgcacttttAACGTTGAGTCGAATCAACCTACCTCTCTAGTTTGGCATGTGCATCACCTACACACTGAATCTCTCCCTTTACCAAATCATATCAACCTTCAATTTTAGTGTTAGAAAATATGGTGAATTAGAACAATCTGTTCAGCACAAGAAGATGATAAACACTAGTGTAGTAGGCATAAGAATATATTCAAAGAAATTATTCAAGCTCTGATGATAATCCAAAATGCATCTGTAGTTTAATTTTACGTGCATAAATTAAGGAGGGTTTTGTGTGTTGTTATAAGCTCAAACTATGGATTTTACTACTgtaagggaacaaaatacaaaatgaataaaaactaacTGTTGAAGCAAACATAGTTTTTGATATTTGAGAAAGAAGAACAAAAGCTGTATACATGCTTAACAGGGATTGAGGAACTACAATGTTTACTAAACCGAGCGGCAATGGAACTCCCTCTTCACAGCAGCTACTCTCGAGAGAAACAATTTTTTCGGAAATCGATCTACAGACACATTTACTGGACCTTTTACACCTATCACATGGCTTCTCCAGAACCACCGTTGCTGACATCGCCAAGCGAAGCAGCTGAGGAATCCAAAAACCACACCAATTTACCATCAGTTGGTCGAACCATCCTAGCGGGCAACGAGAATGCATTGGAGTTCTCGTTTTCATGGGAAATGGAAAGACCCACAGCCGTGGCCTTCTCCTCACCTGTAGCCACGATAACAATATTAGAAGCTGAGTTGATCACAGGGAGTGTGAAAGTAATCCTTTCGGGTGGAGGTATAGGTGAATCAGCGATATAGGTAACCCACTCCTCTTTCAGTTTAAGAGCTGGGTGATTAGGGAACAGTGAAGCGACATGCCCATCCTGTCCCATGTCGAGAAGAATAAGATCAAACTTGGGGCAGTCATTTCTTTCAGAAACGCCTACAGTTCGGACCTTGACGAGCTGGCGAATCGCAAATTCATACTCTCCAGCTGCATCCTCCACTGTTGCATTGTGATTAATGGAGAACACATGGCTGCTGAGTATAGACACCTGATAATACAATTATGATAGATCAGGAACAGTTGCAAAAAAAGGTTGCATTAAACAAAACCTCTTAAATCAGAATCAGAATCATCAGAATCATAGCATGTATGCAGGATCGATCACATTGCATGCTGGAACTTGCATTCACAAGCGAGGCCAGGTAACACGTATTTCACAGCCTTCAGTTTCAAACTGAAGCATTAGCATTAGAATGATCTCAACAGAAAGCAAGTCCAGAATTGAATTACTACTCAAACCTGATGAATAATCATAGTATGATAATTTTGTACATTATGTGGGGTAATGCACTGAGAAATGCTATATAGGAATAATAATATCCATAAATTGTCCATAATTCAGTTGCATAGCAACACAAAAAAGGGGCCAGAGCATTTTGCAATATGTTTTTTTTCTGATATTTATGTAAAGAAAACAAAGAGTCTATGAAGGATGAAGCTAGTCAGCAACATGTAGAAGATTTGTGACTTCTTGTGAATCATATGCAATATTTCCAGCATATTAAGTATTAAATGTACCTACAAGTTGATGGTAGATGAATAAATGTCCGGTTATTCCAGCTTCATTCTGActtaaaaaattcttaaattgtaattattcatTATATGAACTAAATCGAAGCTTTCAAGAAACATCGTCTTAGGGGACCACCTTGGCTACATTTATAATATAAAGGAATAAAAGCCTCCTGTCCTAGGTTCACCATTGATGTTCCCAAAGTGAATCACCAATTCAAGTGAATAGAAAAAAAGACCCTTAAAATATAGCTATCACTTAATCATACTCATAATGTTACTCTAATAGACTAAAAACTAAATATAGATACTGAAAAGACTCATCACGCCATAAAAAATTACAAACAAGGATGCAGAATGAATCGCAATAGTAAAGCACATCAAGATAGTTCTCACATAACTTTAATTCTCACTGCCAAAGACCTAAATCTGCAATATACCATTCTCATAACATTGAAGATTTAAGAAAGTGCCCATAATTTGCTGTGCTAACTATCTCCCTACTACATAAGTAGAACTCTTCATGGTATTAGAAAGCAAAAACTCAAACTTCAACTAAAATCCTAAGTTGAAAAACATCATCAACTAATCTTACAGTTTTAGTATGAGTCCTGTCACACTATTATAAATTACTTAATATTAGTTTACTCTTCAAATTTCCTCTACCTGACTACCTGAGATAGTCATGTCCCTCTTTTAGCAtcctcttctctctcttctctttccacTCATATTCAGCCTTTTCCCTTTTATATACCTCTCTATAAAAGAGACAGTGGAAGAAGGTTGAGTCGATAGATACTCAAATTCATAGTTCAAATACTTAACTCAATTGTGTCATTCTCATCATCGAGCAATAGTCATCTCAGCAATTTGGATTCAACTACCATAGTTGAATTAGGCAATAACTAAACTGAGTTTGCCACATTTTGAATCCAAAAGTTTTGACTATCTACAAAACATCGTATTCAATATGCTACACATCATGCCCACCACAACTTTAGATGGTTTGCCCCTGAAATTATGGATATTGGTAACCTTAACAAACTTCAGGCACACACACAATGAAACTGA
This genomic stretch from Zingiber officinale cultivar Zhangliang chromosome 7A, Zo_v1.1, whole genome shotgun sequence harbors:
- the LOC122002149 gene encoding probable 6-phosphogluconolactonase 1 isoform X1, producing the protein MADLGESREVRVFESTDELAIDLAEYISLLSEDSVKERGCFTVALSGGSLISMMGKLCEAPYNKTVDWTKWYVFWADERAVAKNHVDSNFKLTRDAFLSRVSILSSHVFSINHNATVEDAAGEYEFAIRQLVKVRTVGVSERNDCPKFDLILLDMGQDGHVASLFPNHPALKLKEEWVTYIADSPIPPPERITFTLPVINSASNIVIVATGEEKATAVGLSISHENENSNAFSLPARMVRPTDGKLVWFLDSSAASLGDVSNGGSGEAM
- the LOC122002149 gene encoding probable 6-phosphogluconolactonase 1 isoform X2; amino-acid sequence: MLHCRVIWRIADKKLCEAPYNKTVDWTKWYVFWADERAVAKNHVDSNFKLTRDAFLSRVSILSSHVFSINHNATVEDAAGEYEFAIRQLVKVRTVGVSERNDCPKFDLILLDMGQDGHVASLFPNHPALKLKEEWVTYIADSPIPPPERITFTLPVINSASNIVIVATGEEKATAVGLSISHENENSNAFSLPARMVRPTDGKLVWFLDSSAASLGDVSNGGSGEAM